Proteins encoded within one genomic window of Camelina sativa cultivar DH55 chromosome 19, Cs, whole genome shotgun sequence:
- the LOC104764570 gene encoding TOM1-like protein 2 codes for MVHPLVDRATSDLLIGPDWAMNLEICDMLNHEPGQTREVVSGIKKRLTSRTSKVQLLALTLLETIMNNCGELIHMQVAEKDILHKMVKMAKKKPNIQVREKILILIDTWQESFSGPQGRHPQYYAAYQELLRAGTVFPQRPHTTLSSGQTGLSITYPQSSRNARQAATDTSTESEFPTLSLTEIQNARGIMDVLAEMMNAIDKNNKEGLKQEVLVDLVGQCRTYKQRVVHLVNSTSDESLLCQGLALNDDLQRLLAKHESIASGNSMIEKEDKSKKEVPKDTTQIIDVGSSETKACTVVASATNGPKIDLLSGDDFETPNAENSLALVPLGPPQPSSPVATPDNSIVLIDMLSDNNCESSTPTSNPHAQNQMVQQHHSNGFGPAGHQEQPFYGQGSSGPVWNLQITQQHQQPSSPAYGNQPFSPSFSPPASPHYGGQNNNVLALPPPPWEAQSPSSSPQYSPTHPMQVTQVVITTHSHQPFGYNPQGGSPHPQNNNNNNNNLFGMFLPPMTGGHMPPFGHNPNVINNNYNPAMYGGGYGGGQAQPPQQYLLEQQMYGMSLQENGNNNTNPYQVSSHHQQQPLALNHPPMMKPMNKKPEDKLFGDLVELSKFKKPTSGLAGSM; via the exons atggTGCATCCATTGGTTGATAGGGCCACAAGTGACCTGCTCATTGGCCCTGATTGGGCTATGAACCTCGAGATATGTGACATGCTTAATCATGAGCCTGG GCAAACAAGAGAGGTAGTGAGTGGCATAAAGAAGAGGCTTACTAGTAGGACTTCCAAGGTTCAGCTTTTGGCTCTTACA TTACTAGAGACAATTATGAACAATTGTGGGGAACTTATTCATATGCAAGTTGCAGAGAAGGATATACTTCAtaagatggtgaagatggcCAAAAAGAAG CCTAACATCCAAGTGAGGGAGAAGATATTGATACTTATAGATACTTGGCAAGAGAGCTTTTCAGGTCCACAAGGAAGACATCCACAATATTATGCAGCATACCAAGAACTGTTg CGGGCAGGAACTGTATTCCCTCAAAGACCTCATACCACACTCAGTTCAGGACAAACTGGTCTTTCGATAACGTACCCTCAGAGTTCTCGTAATGCTAGACAAGCAGCTACTGATACTTCAACAGAGTCAGAATTTCCAACTTTGAG TTTGACAGAAATTCAAAATGCTAGAGGAATAATGGATGTCTTAGCTGAAATGATGAACGCAATagataaaaacaacaaagag GGGCTTAAACAAGAGGTTCTTGTAGATCTCGTTGGCCAATGTCGCACCTATAAGCAAAGAGTAGTACACCTTGTAAACTCGACATC AGATGAATCATTGCTTTGCCAAGGCCTAGCCTTAAATGACGATTTGCAGCGCCTACTTGCAAAGCACGAATCCATCGCCTCTGGAAACAGTATGATAGAAAAGGAAGATAAATCTAAAAAGGAAGTTCCTAAGGACACAACTCAGATCATAGATGTTGGTTCAAG TGAAACTAAAGCTTGTACTGTTGTGGCTTCTGCAACAAATGGTCCAAAAATAGACCTTCTAAGTGGTGATGACTTTGAGACTCCGAATGCGGAAAACTCATTAGCCCTTGTTCCTCTCGGACCTCCGCAACCAAGTAGTCCCGTAGCAACGCCAGATAACTCCATTGTCTTAATCGATATGTTATCAGATAACAACTGCGAAAGCTCTACTCCTACTTCGAATCCACACGCACAGAATCAGATGGTGCAACAACATCACTCAAATGGATTTGGACCAGCTGGCCATCAAGAGCAACCTTTTTATGGACAAGGGTCATCTGGTCCTGTTTGGAATCTCCAAATTAcccaacaacaccaacaaccaTCTTCTCCTGCCTACGGAAACCAACCCTTTTCGCCTAGCTTTAGCCCGCCTGCCTCTCCTCACTATG GTGGACAAAACAACAATGTACTAGCATTACCCCCACCACCATGGGAAGCTCAATCTCCAAGCTCTAGCCCTCAATACTCTCCTACTCATCCAATGCAAGTGACTCAAGTGGTCATCACCACACACAGTCATCAACCCTTCGGTTACAACCCTCAAGGCGGGTCTCCTCATCcccagaacaacaacaacaacaacaacaacttgttCGGAATGTTCCTCCCTCCAATGACAGGAGGCCACATGCCACCCTTTGGCCACAACCCAAACGTCATAAACAACAATTACAATCCCGCCATGTACGGAGGAGGCTACGGAGGAGGACAAGCTCAGCCACCACAACAGTACCTTCTAGAACAACAAATGTACGGCATGTCTCTTCAAGAGAATGGAAACAACAATACAAACCCCTACCAagtttcttctcatcatcaacaacagccTTTGGCTCTTAACCATCCACCAATGATGAAGCCAATGAATAAGAAACCAGAAGACAAGTTGTTTGGTGATCTTGTTGAACTCTCCAAGTTCAAGAAACCCACTTCAGGACTAGCTGGTAGTATGTAA
- the LOC104764571 gene encoding protein SIEL yields the protein MEEDDDSISLDTLASIRSLIINADTYDSVISSVFDFLTGLLSRGDSPILHHILKLLSDLSFRRKELAPQIFDSVLSNLLRLQNSAAVESLAVLASVSERYPSLAAALSKIDGEVFASICLGAPISSRLWLLRHAERFNVPSSVLFTLFLGFTKDPYPYIRKLALDGLISICKAGDLNHAHAVEGCYTRAVEVLGDAEDSVRSSAVRAVSVWGKVMIASKEEEVDRRECTDAVFLQLCSIVRDMSVDVRVEVFRGFGIIGTASESIILQTISKKLLGAGKGKKPQNHLSNVSADVAAAAGVFIHGFEDEFYEVREAAVDSFHSLSVNSIKFPDEAVYLLMDMLYDDYMVVKLKALDALHHIADSGDLKIQETYMPAFLEAIVDTSENIRVEARNILKLAKLPDLKLVDKCVDGVLKSLEMYPQDEPDTLSALFHFGKKHAKFLASLVKRFSEKLGTASGNKSEFNSQHLSASLMLIISAPLSNKQSITSVPPLAFSYSLAMLGKFSRGLHEMMDQDTLLAYLTHCTILSASSGTEFNKGDIFFHAYRHGNADFAGHPVLLPSKDISNESNQALKFVNYILLKIKAAWLLSLSGCSKEALRALRACKRELAILTADSSISIGALQFMCQYIHIIELLAQVWSHFEYSRHISTCRSVELEILMEEVEIKLMEIRCRFTGLSMEVSLVMELVIFGCLLRLYRFETCCRLSCMEKLTSTISQLELHHEQQCTKPSDFLTETKKSLLEIGSSANINCCRLLHLIKIFSCFSPEQFTFSSNLQCVSAELEVPGNGPYSPISFLPGLPVAIQCEITLLNVPRDTCLWLRISRSDETCQFVYVDPNLYNGDAREKKFMFNAVTYMTPRAAMFTLRVSIVMECLSEDICYRKGRHGPKHPVAYLCKEREVHLNLVSRTYGRTVDIL from the exons atggagGAAGACGACGACTCGATCTCTCTCGACACTCTAGCTTCTATTAGATCACTCATTATCAACGCCGACACTTACGACTCTGTAATTTCCTCGGTGTTCGATTTCCTTACTGGTCTTCTGAGTCGAGGGGACTCGCCGATTCTTCACCACATCCTCAAGCTACTCTCCGACCTTTCCTTCCGGCGAAAGGAATTAGCACCACAGATCTTCGACTCGGTCCTTTCCAACTTACTCCGCCTTCAAAACTCCGCCGCCGTGGAATCGCTTGCTGTGCTGGCGTCGGTATCCGAAAGATACCCTAGCCTCGCCGCCGCGCTTTCCAAAATCGACGGCGAGGTATTTGCGTCGATTTGTCTCGGAGCACCTATATCGTCTCGGCTGTGGCTACTTAGGCACGCGGAGAGGTTCAATGTCCCGTCGTCCGTACTTTTCACcttgtttttagggtttaccAAGGATCCGTATCCGTATATCAGAAAACTAGCTCTGGATGGATTGATTAGTATATGTAAGGCTGGTGACTTGAATCACGCTCATGCCGTGGAAGGTTGCTATACTCGTGCTGTTGAGGTTTTGGGCGATGCTGAAGATAGCGTCAGATCTTCTGCAGTTCGTGCA GTCAGTGTATGGGGCAAAGTGATGATTGCATCCAAGGAGGAAGAGGTGGACAGAAGAGAATGTACAGATGCTGTGTTTCTCCAG CTTTGTTCTATCGTGAGAGATATGAGTGTAGACGTGAGGGTTGAGGTCTTCAGGGGATTTGGGATTATAGGAACTGCATCAGAAAGCATTATATTgcaaacaatttctaaaaaattattggGAGCAGGAAAAGGGAAGAAACCGCAGAATCATCTTTCGAATGTATCAGCTGATGTCGCTGCTGCAGCTGGAGTTTTCATCCATGGTTTTGAAGATGAATTCTACGAG GTACGGGAAGCTGCGGTTGACTCCTTCCACTCCCTCTCAGTAAATTCTATCAAATTCCCAGATGAAGCTGTTTACCTATTGATGGATATGCTATACGATGATTATATGGTTGTCAAGTTGAAAGCTTTAGATGCATTGCATCATATAGCAGACTCGGGGGACCTGAAGATACAGGAAACTTATATGCCCGCC TTTTTGGAAGCTATTGTTGATACTTCTGAGAACATAAGAGTTGAGGCTAGAAACATTCTTAAACTGGCAAAGCTGCCTGATTTGAAGCTGGTCGACAAATGTGTTGATGGCGTCCTAAAAAGTTTAGAGATGTATCCACAG GACGAACCTGATACCTTGTCTGCCCTGTTCCATTTCGGAAAAAAACACGCAAAGTTCTTAGCCAGTCTGGTTAAGAGATTTAGTGAAAAG CTAGGGACAGCTTCCGGAAATAAATCTGAATTCAACAGCCAACACTTATCTGCATCTCTTATGCTGATAATCTCAGCCCCTCTctcaaacaaacaaagcatCACCTCCGTACCACCCCTGGCTTTTTCATATTCACTTGCAATGCTGGGGAAATTCTCTCGTGGACTTCATGAGATGATGGACCAGGATACGCTTTTGGCTTACTTGACTCATTGCACTATTCTTTCTGCTTCTTCGGGTACAGAATTCAACAAAGGAGATATATTTTTTCATGCATATAGGCACGGTAATGCAGATTTTGCTGGACACCCTGTCTTACTACCAAGCAAAGATATATCTAATGAGAGTAATCAAGCACTCAAGTTTGTTAACTATATACTGTTGAAGATAAAGGCTGCCTGGTTGTTATCACTATCAGGGTGCTCGAAAGAAGCACTCCGAGCGTTGAG GGCTTGCAAACGGGAGTTAGCAATTTTGACAGCCGATTCTTCAATCTCCATTGGTGCATTGCAGTTTATGTGTCAGTACATTCACATAATAGAACTTCTCGCTCAAGTATGGTCTCATTTCGAATACTCAAGACACATCAGCACGTGCAGATCTGTAGAACTGGAAATACTGATGGAAGAGGTAGAGATAAAACTGATGGAGATAAGGTGTAGATTCACAGGCTTGTCTATGGAGGTGTCGTTAGTAATGGAGCTAGTAATTTTTGGTTGCTTGTTAAGGTTATATAGATTTGAGACTTGCTGCCGCCTTAGCTGCATGGAGAAGCTAACTTCAACGATATCTCAATTAGAGCTCCACCACGAACAACAATGCACCAAACCATCAGATTTTCTAACTGAAACTAAGAAGTCATTGCTAGAGATTGGGAGCTCTGCTAATATAAATTGCTGTAGACTGCTTCATCTCATCAAGATATTTAGTTGCTTCTCTCCGGAACAGTTTACGTTCTCTAGTAATCTGCAGTGTGTGAGCGCAGAGTTAGAGGTTCCTGGTAATGGTCCTTACAGTCCGATTTCGTTTTTGCCTGGTCTCCCAGTGGCTATTCAGTGTGAGATCACGCTGCTTAATGTCCCAAGGGATACCTGTTTGTGGCTGAGAATATCCAGAAGCGATGAAACTTGCCAGTTTGTGTACGTGGATCCAAACCTCTACAACGGAGAtgcgagagagaagaagttcaTGTTTAATGCAGTAACTTACATGACCCCGAGGGCTGCTATGTTCACATTGCGGGTCTCAATAGTCATGGAGTGTTTGTCTGAAGACATTTGTTACAGAAAAGGGCGTCATGGTCCCAAGCATCCAGTGGCCTATCTGTGTAAGGAAAGAGAAGTTCACCTAAACCTTGTTTCAAGAACCTACGGACGAACAGTTGACATTTTATGA
- the LOC109130773 gene encoding putative pentatricopeptide repeat-containing protein At3g08820, producing IVGFLSSCASLGALDLGEWGISLIDRHEFLNNLFMANALIDMYAKCGAMARGFEVFKEMKEKDIVIMNAAISGLAKNGHVKLAFAVFGQTEKLGISPDGSTFLGLLCGCVHAGLIEDGLRFFNSMSCDYALKRTVEHYGCMVDLWGRAGMLDDAYRVICDMPLKPNVIIWGALLSGCRLVKDTRLAETVLKELIALEPWNAGNYVQLSNIYSVNGRWDEAAEVRDNMNKKGLKKIPGYSWIELEGTVHEFLADDKSHPLSDKIYGKLEELGNEMRLMGFVPTTEFVMFDVEEEEKERVLGYHSEKLAVAFGLISTDHGQVIRVVKNLRVCGDCHEVMKLISKITRREIVVRDNNRFHCFTNGSCSCNDYW from the coding sequence ATTGTcgggtttctttcttcttgtgcAAGCTTGGGAGCGCTTGATCTAGGTGAGTGGGGTATCAGTTTAATAGATAGGCATGAGTTCTTGAACAATCTGTTTATGGCCAATGCCCTGATCGACATGTATGCGAAATGTGGGGCTATGGCTCGAGGTTTTGAAGTATTTAAAGAAATGAAGGAGAAAGATATAGTGATCATGAATGCTGCAATTTCTGGTCTGGCCAAGAATGGCCACGTTAAGCTCGCATTTGCGGTTTTTGGACAAACAGAGAAGTTAGGTATCTCACCTGATGGGTCCACGTTCCTTGGACTGCTCTGTGGGTGCGTTCACGCTGGCCTAATTGAAGACGGGCTTCGTTTTTTTAACAGCATGAGCTGTGATTACGCTTTGAAACGCACTGTTGAACACTATGGTTGCATGGTAGATCTTTGGGGCAGAGCAGGGATGTTAGATGACGCATACCGTGTGATCTGCGATATGCCCCTAAAGCCAAACGTGATAATCTGGGGAGCGTTACTGAGCGGATGCAGACTGGTCAAAGATACGCGGTTAGCAGAAACTGTTCTTAAAGAACTCATAGCTTTGGAGCCATGGAATGCAGGAAACTATGTTCAATTATCCAACATATACTCTGTGAACGGCAGATGGGACGAAGCGGCTGAAGTGAGGGACAATATGAACAAGAAAGGTCTGAAGAAGATCCCGGGATATAGTTGGATAGAATTGGAAGGGACGGTCCATGAGTTTCTAGCAGATGATAAATCTCATCCTCTTAGCGACAAGATATATGGAAAGCTAGAAGAGTTGGGTAATGAAATGAGACTTATGGGTTTTGTTCCAACGACAGAGTTTGTTATGTTCGatgttgaagaggaagaaaaggaaAGGGTCTTGGGGTATCACAGCGAGAAGCTTGCTGTTGCGTTTGGGCTGATCAGTACGGATCATGGCCAAGTGATTCGGGTAGTGAAGAATCTAAGGGTGTGTGGAGATTGTCATGAAGTGATGAAGTTGATATCGAAGATCACTAGACGAGAGATTGTTGTTAGAGACAACAATAGGTTTCATTGTTTTACTAACGGCTCTTGTTCTTGCAATGACTATTGGTGA